One segment of Solanum lycopersicum chromosome 1, SLM_r2.1 DNA contains the following:
- the LOC112941207 gene encoding uncharacterized protein — protein MNTWGTKGLRTGAAAARGNQNPPQAPAEGVAMPVNPAGLTDAEVRASLAQMSQAITMQAQAMTAQVNRQDVLRENPPVRSIADRLRDFTRMNPPIFTGAKTSEDPQEFIDELHKILVAMGVTDIEKAELASYQLKDVAQTWCKMWRDSHVLEGVPVTWELFKTTFLERFFPREMKEAKVEEFINLKQGSMTVREYSLKFVKLSRYVLPLVFDNKNDEST, from the coding sequence atgaatactTGGGGAACTAAGGGTCTGAGGACGGGAGCAGCAGCAGCTAGGGGTAATCagaatccaccccaggctccagctgaaggagtggccatgccagtgaacccagctgggttgactgatgcggaggtgagggcatctctagcccagatgtcacaggccatcacgatgcaggcccaagctatgactgcccaagtcaaCCGGCAGGATGTTCTGAGGGAAAACCCACCGGTTCGCAGCATAGCTGACAGACtgcgagacttcacgaggatgaatcctccaattttCACAGGGGCTAAGACTTCAGAAGATCCTCAGGAATTTATAGACGAGTTGCATAAGATACTGGTGGCCATGGGGGTcactgatattgagaaggctgagttggcttcctaccagctcaaagatgttgcacagacttggtgcaaaatGTGGCGAGATAGCCATGTCCTAGAAGGGGTGCCAGTCACCTGGGAGCTGTTCAAGACAACATTTTTGGAAaggttcttccctagagagatgaaagaggccaaggttgaggagttcatcaacctcaagcaaggATCCATGactgtcagggagtattccctgaagtttgtgaagTTATCAAGGTATGTACTTCCCTTAGTATTTGATAACAAGAATGATGAGAGTACTTAA